A region from the Beduinella massiliensis genome encodes:
- the dinB gene encoding DNA polymerase IV gives MDRTILHCDLNGFYASVECIRDPSLRTVPMAVAGDPKARHGIILAKNELAKRAGVVTAETVSQAQRKCPGLVLVPPRHDVYEDYSRKVNALYERYTDLIEPFGIDESWLDVTGSRHLFGDGRAIADALREAVKRELDLTISVGVSYNKVFAKLGSDYKKPDATTVITRENYREIVWPLPVTALLYVGRAAERTLLGLRVRTIGDLAGCDRALLASRMGKAGEMLYDYANGLESSPVASYYDRREIKSIGNGMTFSHDLSVAEDIRWAVALLADSVATRLRRQGVFCRVVQVQVKDPDFKSISRQRRLDAPTCVAREIARAALALLTENRSAYSAIRTLTVTGEQIVRTGEAEEQVSFFEAESREERARQLRLERAMDRIRGKYGREAITTGRAMERRDNARTEEDAPEGD, from the coding sequence ATGGACAGGACGATTCTGCATTGTGACCTGAACGGCTTTTACGCTTCCGTGGAGTGCATCCGCGACCCTTCGCTTCGCACGGTGCCCATGGCGGTGGCGGGCGACCCGAAGGCGCGTCACGGGATCATCCTGGCCAAGAACGAGCTGGCCAAGCGCGCGGGCGTCGTGACGGCGGAAACGGTGAGCCAGGCGCAGCGCAAGTGTCCGGGCCTCGTGCTGGTGCCGCCGCGCCACGACGTCTACGAGGATTACTCCCGGAAGGTCAACGCGCTTTACGAGCGGTACACCGACCTGATCGAGCCCTTCGGCATCGACGAGTCGTGGCTGGACGTGACGGGCAGCAGGCACCTCTTCGGGGACGGCAGGGCGATCGCCGACGCGCTGCGGGAGGCGGTCAAGCGAGAGCTGGACCTGACGATTTCGGTCGGCGTGTCGTACAACAAGGTCTTCGCCAAGCTCGGAAGCGACTACAAAAAGCCGGACGCGACCACGGTCATTACGCGCGAAAACTATCGGGAGATCGTCTGGCCGCTGCCCGTGACCGCCCTGCTGTACGTCGGCCGCGCGGCGGAGCGCACGCTTTTAGGCCTGCGCGTTCGCACCATCGGCGACCTCGCAGGGTGCGACCGGGCGCTGCTCGCTTCGCGTATGGGCAAGGCAGGCGAGATGCTCTACGACTACGCGAACGGTCTGGAATCGAGCCCCGTCGCTTCGTATTACGACAGGCGTGAGATCAAGAGCATCGGAAACGGCATGACATTTTCGCACGACCTTTCGGTCGCGGAGGACATCCGCTGGGCGGTCGCGCTGCTCGCGGACAGCGTGGCGACGCGCCTTCGCCGCCAGGGCGTGTTCTGCCGCGTGGTGCAGGTGCAGGTAAAGGATCCGGACTTTAAGAGCATCTCGCGCCAGCGGCGCCTGGACGCGCCGACCTGCGTAGCGCGGGAGATCGCCCGTGCGGCGCTCGCGCTGCTGACGGAGAACCGCAGCGCCTACAGCGCGATCCGCACGCTGACCGTCACCGGGGAGCAGATCGTGCGCACCGGTGAGGCGGAGGAGCAGGTGAGCTTCTTCGAGGCGGAAAGCCGGGAGGAACGCGCGCGCCAGCTGCGGCTGGAGCGGGCGATGGACCGCATCCGCGGCAAGTACGGACGGGAAGCGATCACGACGGGGCGCGCGATGGAGCGTCGCGACAACGCGCGGACAGAGGAGGACGCGCCGGAGGGGGATTGA
- a CDS encoding 4Fe-4S binding protein: MRYEIVFSPTGGTQEAARFLGAAWGDEASRIDLSDPRTDFAACVFAPEDVCLVAVPSFGGRVPQVAVERLSQMRGGGAQAVLLCVYGNRAYDDTLLELRETLEKAGMRCRAAVAAVAEHSIMHAFAAGRPDARDEEELRAYGERVRERLGEVPDAPDVRVPGASPYREYGGVPMKPKAGRACTACGLCARKCPVGAIDPHDPAKTDEKACISCMRCVSICPAHARKVNAALVFAASQKMKKACEGRKPNELFL; the protein is encoded by the coding sequence ATGCGCTATGAAATCGTGTTCAGCCCTACCGGCGGAACGCAGGAGGCGGCCAGGTTCCTCGGCGCCGCATGGGGGGACGAGGCCAGCCGGATTGACCTGTCTGACCCGCGGACGGACTTTGCCGCCTGCGTCTTTGCGCCGGAGGACGTCTGCCTCGTCGCGGTGCCCTCCTTCGGCGGACGCGTGCCGCAGGTAGCGGTGGAGCGTCTCTCCCAAATGCGGGGCGGCGGGGCGCAGGCCGTGCTCCTGTGCGTCTACGGAAACCGCGCCTACGACGACACGCTGCTGGAATTGAGGGAAACGCTCGAAAAGGCCGGTATGCGCTGCCGCGCTGCGGTCGCTGCGGTCGCGGAGCACTCCATCATGCATGCTTTCGCCGCGGGCAGGCCGGACGCACGCGACGAAGAAGAACTGCGGGCCTACGGCGAGCGGGTCAGAGAGAGGCTCGGGGAGGTGCCGGACGCGCCCGACGTGCGGGTGCCCGGCGCGTCTCCCTATCGGGAATACGGCGGTGTGCCGATGAAGCCCAAGGCGGGCAGGGCGTGCACCGCCTGTGGGCTGTGCGCGAGGAAATGCCCGGTCGGAGCCATCGACCCGCACGACCCGGCGAAGACGGACGAGAAGGCCTGTATCTCTTGCATGCGCTGCGTCTCGATCTGCCCAGCGCACGCGCGCAAGGTGAACGCCGCACTGGTCTTCGCGGCGTCGCAGAAGATGAAAAAGGCCTGCGAGGGCAGAAAGCCAAACGAACTGTTCCTGTGA
- a CDS encoding sugar nucleotide-binding protein → MQTLLITGSTGFVASRMAQDLSAAFRVVMAPHDSLDITDPEACRRTILDARPDAVAHFAAISHIDVCEQNPQLAHDVNVLGTENIARACAEAGAALIYASSDQVYTGLPGDTPHREDEALSPTNVYARTKVEAERRAAALCDRFYALRLTWMFDLPVRFCSSSLGVVGMCLGALTTGKPVRAATDDHRGFTYVREVIENIPALLSAPSGVYNYGSANFDSTYDVCRYLFDRLGAGHRVKELLVPFETDGHKNLMIDDAKQRAAGIMFSDTRGGIDRMLDEYRL, encoded by the coding sequence ATGCAAACGCTGCTCATTACCGGTTCCACGGGTTTTGTCGCTTCGCGCATGGCACAGGACCTTTCCGCCGCCTTCCGCGTCGTGATGGCCCCGCACGATTCCCTCGACATCACCGACCCCGAAGCCTGCCGCCGCACGATTCTGGACGCGCGGCCGGATGCGGTCGCGCACTTCGCCGCCATCTCCCACATCGACGTGTGCGAGCAAAATCCGCAGCTTGCCCACGACGTCAACGTCCTGGGCACCGAGAACATCGCGCGCGCCTGCGCGGAGGCGGGCGCTGCGCTCATCTACGCCAGCAGCGATCAGGTCTACACGGGGCTTCCCGGCGACACGCCCCATCGGGAGGACGAGGCGCTCTCGCCTACGAACGTCTACGCGCGCACCAAGGTCGAGGCGGAGCGGCGCGCCGCCGCCCTATGCGATCGGTTCTACGCGCTGCGCCTGACCTGGATGTTCGACCTGCCGGTGCGCTTCTGCTCTTCCAGCCTGGGCGTCGTCGGCATGTGCCTGGGCGCGCTCACGACCGGCAAGCCCGTGCGCGCCGCAACGGACGACCATCGGGGCTTCACCTACGTGCGCGAGGTCATCGAAAACATCCCCGCGCTGCTTTCGGCGCCCAGCGGCGTGTACAACTACGGCAGCGCGAACTTCGACAGCACCTACGACGTCTGCCGTTACCTCTTCGACCGCCTGGGCGCGGGTCATCGCGTGAAGGAGCTGCTCGTCCCCTTCGAGACGGACGGCCATAAGAACCTCATGATCGACGACGCCAAGCAGCGCGCGGCGGGCATCATGTTTTCCGATACGCGCGGCGGTATCGACCGGATGCTCGACGAATACCGTCTGTAA
- a CDS encoding metallophosphoesterase: protein MNTTVRHIDIPQGRRLIAVSDVHAHPGHLRALLQKIRFSTDDVLVIVGDIIEKGPDSLGALRLVMELFKTHTVHALAGNVDLWQLTWILRDDEETACDLHEHIVRMRACYGGCLFSQMCEEAGLPVENAEDVRASRRAVRKLFQQEIRFLGEMPTILSAGNLLFVHGGIPTEDVDALAGTQAHPYLKCDHFLEQGLSFSRWVVVGHWPTTLYSARYPCFNPYVSERQRIISIDGGCGIKHDGQLNAVIFEDAANGRFTFAAYDDLPAGTALDAQAKSLDSFYLRYTDCRVRVLAREGDCALVEQRSTGRRLWAPQSFLYEDEQRCMDVTDYLLPVRAGDRLSLVRKTSRGWIVKKDGVTGWYLGRVQACEDEQSTLCSGMVS, encoded by the coding sequence ATGAATACGACCGTTCGACATATCGACATCCCGCAGGGGCGGCGGTTGATCGCCGTCAGCGACGTTCACGCCCATCCCGGCCACCTGCGGGCGCTGCTGCAAAAGATCCGCTTTTCCACAGACGACGTGCTCGTCATCGTGGGCGACATCATCGAAAAAGGCCCGGACAGCCTGGGCGCGCTGCGCCTCGTCATGGAGCTTTTTAAAACGCACACCGTCCACGCGCTGGCCGGCAACGTGGATCTTTGGCAGCTCACCTGGATTTTGCGGGACGACGAGGAAACCGCGTGCGATTTGCACGAGCATATCGTCCGGATGCGGGCATGCTACGGCGGCTGCCTCTTTTCGCAGATGTGCGAAGAGGCCGGGCTGCCTGTTGAAAACGCCGAAGACGTGCGCGCCTCGCGCCGCGCCGTGCGAAAGCTTTTTCAACAGGAAATCCGCTTTTTGGGGGAAATGCCCACCATACTGAGCGCCGGAAACCTCCTTTTCGTCCACGGCGGCATTCCCACAGAGGACGTGGACGCGCTCGCGGGCACGCAGGCGCATCCCTACCTCAAGTGCGACCATTTCTTAGAGCAGGGACTCTCCTTTTCCCGCTGGGTCGTCGTAGGGCACTGGCCCACTACGCTCTACAGCGCGCGCTACCCCTGCTTCAATCCCTACGTCAGCGAGCGGCAGCGGATCATCAGCATCGACGGCGGCTGCGGCATCAAGCACGACGGCCAGCTCAACGCGGTGATCTTTGAGGACGCCGCAAACGGCCGTTTCACATTCGCCGCCTACGACGATCTGCCTGCCGGAACCGCGCTGGACGCGCAGGCGAAGAGCTTGGATTCCTTTTATCTGCGCTACACCGACTGCCGCGTGCGCGTGCTGGCGCGCGAGGGAGATTGCGCGCTGGTCGAACAGCGCAGTACCGGCCGCCGCCTTTGGGCGCCGCAAAGCTTTTTGTACGAGGACGAGCAGCGCTGCATGGACGTAACGGACTACCTGCTGCCCGTGCGCGCGGGCGACCGCCTGTCGCTGGTGCGAAAGACCTCCCGCGGATGGATCGTCAAAAAGGACGGCGTGACCGGCTGGTACCTGGGCCGCGTACAGGCGTGCGAAGATGAACAAAGCACTTTATGTTCTGGGATGGTGTCGTAG
- a CDS encoding helix-turn-helix transcriptional regulator produces MDRSMTSGSTGMLLLRLLAEGDLYGYQMIERLRERSSDVFSLKAGTLYPLLHALEEQGAVESYERATPERRVRRYYHLTRTGNLLLEQKASEWRVFSEAVDRVLAAKGGASLA; encoded by the coding sequence ATGGACAGGAGCATGACTTCGGGCAGCACGGGCATGCTGCTGCTGCGCCTGCTCGCGGAGGGGGACCTATACGGATACCAGATGATCGAGCGGCTGCGGGAGCGCTCAAGCGACGTGTTCAGCCTGAAGGCGGGCACGCTCTACCCGCTGCTGCACGCGCTGGAGGAACAGGGCGCGGTCGAAAGCTATGAACGGGCCACGCCGGAGCGCCGCGTCAGGCGTTACTATCATCTGACGCGGACAGGAAATCTGCTGCTTGAGCAGAAAGCCTCGGAGTGGCGGGTATTTTCCGAGGCGGTGGATCGGGTGCTCGCGGCGAAGGGAGGGGCCTCGCTTGCGTAA
- a CDS encoding permease prefix domain 1-containing protein, whose product MRKEAYVEAVLGGVRWKRAHETVRRELAAHVEDQMEAYLQDGMPKEQAEEKAILDMGDAAQVAKGYDRVLRPRTDRRMLTVLAALYLFAALFGLLRHAVNPDKGGLWADAAGMLLGAGAFAAGYFLDVRPFLRRGAAVYLLYALGLIFCYVAAFTWALPFNLDWAVGGYWLLLAPLAQAFLIGSMRGRGLCAGAACLAAPWLVHALTEGTFSMLGRELLLGIGLMLPFYAFAAGFFPRVRFLPRLYALALLLLAAGPIWTGTFGEYFDLNPFGGRLREMPLFRFDAAAGAGSGGWFLTRAFGWGAFLIVSVPYLSLAFLCLKTGARKKGTGAQMICSAVALSMLMQYACGLANATGTYDNPAWPMPFFDTEAASTVLNLFQIGLVMGIGRMGTLRMD is encoded by the coding sequence TTGCGTAAGGAGGCATACGTGGAGGCGGTGCTCGGGGGCGTCCGCTGGAAGCGCGCGCACGAGACCGTGCGGCGGGAGCTCGCCGCGCACGTGGAAGACCAAATGGAAGCGTACCTGCAAGACGGCATGCCAAAGGAGCAGGCGGAGGAGAAGGCGATTCTGGATATGGGGGACGCCGCGCAGGTGGCAAAGGGCTACGATCGGGTGCTGCGCCCGCGGACGGATCGGAGAATGCTGACAGTGCTCGCCGCGCTGTACCTCTTCGCGGCGCTCTTCGGCCTGCTGCGGCATGCGGTGAACCCGGACAAGGGCGGGCTATGGGCGGACGCGGCGGGGATGCTCCTGGGGGCGGGCGCGTTTGCGGCCGGGTACTTTCTGGACGTGCGGCCGTTCCTTCGCCGGGGCGCCGCCGTCTACCTCCTATATGCGCTGGGGCTGATTTTTTGCTATGTCGCGGCGTTTACCTGGGCGCTGCCGTTCAACCTGGATTGGGCGGTGGGCGGTTACTGGCTGCTGCTCGCCCCGCTGGCGCAGGCCTTTCTGATCGGGTCGATGCGGGGCAGGGGTCTTTGCGCCGGGGCGGCCTGCCTCGCCGCGCCGTGGCTGGTACACGCGCTGACCGAAGGGACTTTCAGCATGCTTGGCAGGGAGCTGCTGCTCGGAATCGGCCTCATGCTGCCCTTCTACGCCTTTGCCGCGGGTTTCTTTCCCCGCGTGCGTTTTCTTCCCCGGCTCTATGCGCTGGCGCTGCTGCTGCTCGCCGCGGGCCCGATTTGGACGGGCACATTTGGGGAGTATTTCGATTTGAACCCGTTCGGCGGGCGGCTTCGGGAAATGCCGCTCTTCCGTTTCGACGCGGCGGCTGGCGCGGGCAGCGGCGGATGGTTCCTGACGCGCGCCTTCGGCTGGGGAGCGTTCCTGATCGTCTCGGTTCCGTATCTCTCCCTGGCCTTCCTGTGTCTGAAAACGGGCGCGCGCAAAAAAGGAACGGGCGCGCAGATGATCTGCTCCGCCGTCGCCCTGTCTATGCTGATGCAGTACGCGTGCGGGCTGGCGAACGCGACGGGGACTTACGACAACCCGGCCTGGCCGATGCCGTTTTTCGATACGGAGGCGGCCTCCACGGTGCTCAACCTCTTTCAGATCGGGTTGGTCATGGGGATCGGGCGCATGGGCACGCTGCGTATGGATTGA
- a CDS encoding MFS transporter, giving the protein MHFTYRHTRYCCYASSISHAAVNNLAPLLFLTFTRQFGISLSQLAFLVTLNFGIQMIVDLAAARYAVRLGYRWCVVAANVLCGTGLIGLGVLPYALPSPYAGLIGSMVLYALGGGLLEVLTSPIVEALPGEEKAAAMSLLHSFYCWGHVAVVLLSTLYFTTIGIARWRFLPMLWAAVPLTNAFFFSRVPINTFGGEGENLSVRGLLRLPSFWLFFLLMLCAGAAEQAMSQWASLFAEQGLRVSKTVGDLLGPCAFAVLMGLSRLLYGRFGARLRLNACIFYSSLLCVLCYLLTVFSPNPLLSLLGCAVCGFSVGILWPGTLSLSAARCPQGGTALFALLALAGDVGCSAGPGLVGFISDRGAGALAALFTGDAGLRLGMLAAIVFPLLLVLGSLWLLRKTS; this is encoded by the coding sequence ATGCACTTTACGTATCGTCACACCCGCTATTGCTGTTACGCCTCCAGCATCTCGCATGCGGCGGTCAACAATCTCGCGCCGCTGCTCTTTCTCACCTTTACCCGTCAGTTCGGCATCTCGCTCTCTCAGCTCGCTTTTCTGGTGACGCTCAACTTCGGCATCCAGATGATCGTGGATCTGGCCGCCGCGCGCTACGCGGTTCGCCTGGGCTACCGCTGGTGCGTCGTCGCCGCGAACGTGCTGTGCGGCACAGGGCTGATCGGCCTGGGCGTGCTGCCCTACGCGCTCCCCAGCCCCTATGCGGGCCTGATCGGTTCCATGGTGCTCTACGCGCTGGGCGGCGGCCTGCTCGAGGTGCTCACCAGCCCGATCGTCGAGGCGCTGCCCGGCGAGGAGAAGGCGGCCGCGATGAGCCTCCTGCACTCCTTTTACTGCTGGGGACACGTGGCCGTCGTGCTCCTCTCCACGCTGTACTTCACCACCATCGGCATCGCCCGCTGGCGCTTTTTGCCGATGCTCTGGGCGGCCGTTCCGCTGACAAACGCCTTTTTCTTCTCGCGCGTGCCGATCAACACGTTCGGGGGCGAGGGAGAAAACCTGTCCGTGCGCGGGCTGCTCCGCCTGCCTTCCTTCTGGCTCTTCTTCCTGCTGATGCTGTGCGCGGGCGCGGCGGAGCAGGCGATGAGCCAGTGGGCCTCCCTGTTCGCAGAGCAGGGCCTGCGCGTCTCCAAGACGGTGGGCGATCTGCTGGGGCCCTGCGCCTTTGCCGTGCTGATGGGGCTTTCGCGCCTGCTCTACGGGCGCTTCGGCGCGCGTCTGCGCCTGAACGCCTGTATTTTCTACTCCAGCCTGCTGTGCGTCCTTTGCTACCTGCTCACCGTCTTTTCCCCCAATCCGCTGCTCTCGCTGCTCGGCTGCGCGGTCTGCGGCTTCTCGGTGGGCATCCTCTGGCCGGGCACGCTCAGCCTCTCCGCCGCGCGCTGCCCGCAGGGCGGCACGGCGCTCTTCGCCCTGCTCGCGCTCGCCGGGGACGTCGGCTGCTCCGCAGGGCCTGGGCTCGTCGGGTTCATCTCCGACAGGGGCGCAGGCGCCCTCGCCGCGCTGTTTACCGGCGATGCCGGGCTCAGGCTGGGCATGCTCGCGGCCATCGTCTTCCCGCTGCTGCTCGTGCTCGGTTCCCTGTGGCTGCTCCGAAAAACATCCTGA